A region of Bacteroidia bacterium DNA encodes the following proteins:
- a CDS encoding polysaccharide deacetylase family protein: MLLVYTTVITNRLNYILKFLLGSLIGCEYKVTTDLTEFSNYSGPRINYSNDNSKNGIWVSASELLFSDEIIKFEPEVAENSWGKIIFPKNENIEIPFDLFAASFYLVSRYEEYLPFDSDVHERFTYKSSVAFKAGILQKPVINIWAKKLSEILKTSYPEIIFRKQNYNFISTIDIDNAFAYKGKGLLRTLGGYVLSLLKGKTAELKQRTRVLNGRIQDPYDSYDFIRELVVTNKINSKVFILSGKYSKFDKNVKLTEKLFSKKIKDLSCFSEIGIHPSYNSNFENTLPQEKRNLEEVIEKKIIISRQHFLMIKFPDTYQKLIENGIKIDYSMGYSDIVGYRAGTCSPFYFFNLKKNEETELLIYPFTWMDRTLRQHLNLLPDVSIELINKNIEEIKELNGTFVSLWHNESLGDSGYWKGWKAVFEKMIIKAKES, encoded by the coding sequence ATGTTACTTGTTTATACAACAGTTATTACCAATAGATTAAATTACATTCTAAAATTTTTATTAGGGTCGTTAATCGGTTGCGAATATAAAGTCACAACTGATTTAACAGAATTCTCAAATTATTCAGGACCAAGAATAAACTATTCAAATGATAATAGCAAAAATGGTATCTGGGTTTCGGCATCCGAATTGCTTTTTTCAGATGAGATAATAAAATTTGAACCCGAGGTTGCTGAAAATAGCTGGGGTAAAATTATTTTTCCCAAAAATGAAAATATTGAAATTCCATTTGACTTATTTGCAGCATCGTTTTATTTAGTAAGCCGTTATGAAGAATACTTGCCCTTTGATTCTGATGTGCACGAAAGGTTTACTTATAAATCTTCTGTTGCTTTTAAGGCAGGAATTTTACAAAAACCTGTTATTAATATTTGGGCAAAAAAACTAAGTGAAATATTAAAAACTTCTTACCCAGAAATAATTTTTAGAAAACAGAATTACAATTTTATTTCTACTATTGATATTGATAACGCATTTGCCTATAAAGGGAAAGGGTTGCTGAGAACTTTAGGAGGATATGTTTTATCATTGTTGAAAGGAAAAACAGCAGAATTAAAACAAAGAACAAGAGTGTTAAATGGAAGAATTCAGGATCCATATGATAGCTATGATTTTATTCGCGAATTAGTCGTAACAAACAAAATAAATTCTAAGGTTTTTATTCTTTCAGGAAAGTATTCTAAATTCGATAAAAATGTAAAACTTACTGAGAAATTATTTTCGAAAAAAATTAAAGATCTTTCTTGTTTCAGTGAAATTGGAATTCATCCATCTTATAATTCAAATTTTGAAAATACCTTACCTCAAGAAAAAAGAAATCTTGAAGAAGTAATTGAAAAGAAAATAATAATATCTCGCCAGCATTTTTTAATGATTAAATTTCCTGATACCTATCAAAAGCTAATTGAAAATGGGATTAAAATTGATTATTCAATGGGTTATTCTGATATTGTTGGTTATCGTGCAGGAACCTGTTCACCATTTTATTTTTTTAATTTGAAGAAAAATGAAGAAACTGAACTTTTGATATATCCTTTTACTTGGATGGACAGAACGTTGCGTCAGCATTTAAATCTTTTACCTGATGTTTCTATTGAGTTAATAAATAAAAATATTGAAGAAATAAAGGAATTAAATGGCACATTTGTATCTTTATGGCATAATGAATCACTTGGAGATTCAGGCTATTGGAAAGGATGGAAAGCTGTTTTCGAAAAAATGATTATTAAAGCGAAAGAAAGTTGA
- the radC gene encoding DNA repair protein RadC, whose translation MEQPEKFSIKNWSKEDRPREKLLLKGKASLSPAELLAILIGSGNRNESAVDLSKRILKLAGDNINELAKFDINKLREIKGIGEAKAITILAALELGRRRNAEKAIEQDTIVSSQQAFEYLQSIIGDLTHEESHFITLNQASKIIAHHKTSQGGMAGTVMDPRIILKQALMDGASKIILAHNHPSGNLQPSEADKIITNKIKESAKLMDIALLDHLIITQKAYFSFADEGLL comes from the coding sequence ATGGAACAACCCGAAAAATTTAGTATTAAAAATTGGTCAAAAGAGGATCGCCCACGCGAAAAACTTCTTTTAAAGGGAAAAGCAAGTCTCTCACCTGCAGAATTATTAGCAATATTAATTGGAAGTGGAAACAGAAATGAGTCTGCTGTTGATTTGTCAAAAAGAATTTTAAAGTTAGCAGGAGATAATATTAATGAACTTGCTAAATTTGACATTAATAAGCTTAGAGAAATAAAGGGAATAGGCGAAGCAAAAGCCATTACAATACTCGCCGCACTTGAATTGGGGCGCCGCCGTAATGCGGAAAAAGCAATAGAGCAAGATACAATAGTTTCAAGTCAACAAGCGTTTGAGTATTTGCAATCAATAATAGGAGATTTAACACACGAAGAATCACATTTTATAACTTTGAATCAGGCTAGTAAAATTATAGCACATCATAAAACAAGTCAAGGTGGAATGGCAGGAACTGTAATGGATCCACGCATTATTTTAAAACAGGCTTTAATGGATGGGGCTTCAAAAATTATACTTGCTCATAATCATCCGAGCGGTAATTTACAACCTAGTGAAGCCGATAAAATTATTACCAATAAAATAAAAGAATCTGCAAAACTGATGGATATAGCTCTATTAGATCATCTGATAATTACTCAGAAAGCATATTTTAGTTTTGCCGATGAAGGGTTACTTTAA
- a CDS encoding 30S ribosomal protein S20 yields the protein MANHKSSEKRIRQTETRRVENKYYAKTTRNAVKALRESTDKKAAAEMLPRIAGLLDKLAKKNVIHKNKASNLKSSLTLHVNSLK from the coding sequence ATGGCAAACCATAAATCATCAGAAAAACGCATTCGTCAGACCGAAACACGCCGTGTTGAGAACAAATACTACGCAAAAACAACTCGTAATGCTGTAAAAGCTTTACGCGAAAGCACAGATAAAAAAGCAGCTGCTGAAATGTTACCAAGAATTGCTGGTTTACTTGATAAACTTGCAAAAAAGAATGTAATTCATAAAAACAAAGCTTCAAATCTTAAATCAAGTCTTACTTTACACGTAAACAGCTTGAAGTAA
- a CDS encoding RNA polymerase sigma factor has protein sequence MTTEDYNKAVDTYSDGVYRFILKNIRNTDKAKDIVQDTFEKLWINVKNVNSEKVKSYIFTTAYHTMIDSIRKNKRIVNFEQADQSEYSTNRSYSDVGEILNKAIAKLPEDQRSVILLRDYEGYSYDEISEITGLTEAQVKVYIYRARVFLKEYIGSMSVLV, from the coding sequence ATGACGACTGAAGATTATAATAAAGCTGTAGACACATACTCTGACGGGGTTTATAGGTTCATATTAAAGAACATAAGAAATACCGACAAAGCAAAAGATATAGTGCAAGACACGTTTGAAAAATTATGGATTAATGTAAAAAATGTAAATTCAGAAAAAGTAAAATCATATATTTTCACTACTGCTTATCATACAATGATCGATTCAATAAGAAAAAATAAAAGAATAGTAAATTTTGAACAGGCTGATCAATCGGAATATTCAACTAACAGAAGTTATTCTGACGTTGGTGAAATTTTAAATAAAGCAATAGCAAAACTTCCTGAAGATCAACGCTCTGTTATTTTACTTCGTGATTATGAAGGATATTCTTATGATGAGATTTCAGAAATTACGGGTTTAACTGAAGCACAGGTTAAAGTATATATATACAGAGCAAGAGTATTTTTAAAAGAATATATTGGTAGTATGTCAGTTTTAGTGTAA
- a CDS encoding TonB-dependent receptor: protein MKYLFLIIITSLCFGFSYAQDKVEVTGQIKDNQTKGALEFCNISVLNAKDSLITGTVTNNKGFFSLSLDGGYYRFVISYIGYNTDTTALIAVTQNKFIGVFKLVPNVNTLNEVSVSESSRETQVDRDVQVVTDKMKSGTANTKEVLDKMTGVDYDRYNNSIKVDNDSKVIILVDGIEKDQEYVKNLSPDRLKKVEVIRDPGGRYALEGYSAVINIILKKDYQGTEIYVSDRSMLDPDAIKQEYIPVQNNISATVNYVYNKVNIYGKYNNSYNNFNLNSTGIKEYNNGLKIERGPISDEDINTKVKQQYNYYTVGADYYINPKHTISMESMLMAQPIKHNTTEQKDKVTYSLNDSIYNSFYSESKNKTNNINSYSSLFYEGKLNENNVINSNFTFSNYTNNYTNIYKENIDYIRNEEGKDHKYSTKFYLEYLHTFKNNTSIQFGYGNTYENLKSNFTVDTTLSTFKYSDFRHKLYSYFSWQISKKLSLKFGGVGETSSPDAGGQKNSYLIFQPYIDLKFNASKMVNFKAKYRASTNYPNISQTNPYTYMVDMQSIKTGNPGLRPEVTNKVSLQTTILQGLITIEPYYHFSNNYITEIGKLRSDSIFEYNYSNAGFYKNYGVEASLTIPFGKSVFLQSSFDFFNSSIKYSSKTNSFNDWSMTSQLIYQNQKSKTVAGFQFQNNMRKYITAQGYNKGDNDFWILFLQQPFFKDKLTVMLLYFTPITWGVDFNQGSYIKTDTYTESRFNNIDLLKNIVMLELSYRFNKGKTINKKEKEIEKINEKSSKGFL from the coding sequence ATGAAATATTTATTCTTAATTATTATTACTAGCCTATGCTTTGGTTTTTCATATGCACAAGATAAAGTTGAAGTAACAGGACAAATAAAAGATAACCAAACAAAAGGGGCATTAGAATTTTGCAATATTTCGGTACTGAATGCTAAAGATAGTTTGATCACAGGTACTGTAACAAATAATAAAGGATTTTTTTCTCTTTCACTTGATGGCGGTTACTATCGCTTTGTAATTAGTTACATTGGATACAATACCGACACTACAGCATTGATTGCTGTAACACAAAACAAATTTATAGGAGTTTTTAAACTTGTACCTAATGTAAATACATTGAATGAAGTATCTGTTTCAGAAAGTTCAAGGGAAACTCAGGTTGACAGAGATGTACAAGTAGTTACCGACAAAATGAAATCCGGAACAGCAAACACCAAAGAAGTACTAGACAAAATGACCGGAGTTGATTATGACAGATATAATAATTCTATTAAAGTAGACAATGACAGTAAGGTTATTATTCTTGTTGATGGTATTGAAAAAGATCAGGAATATGTAAAGAATCTTTCACCCGATAGACTTAAGAAAGTTGAAGTAATTCGTGATCCGGGAGGCAGATATGCACTTGAAGGATATTCTGCAGTAATTAATATTATTCTTAAAAAAGATTATCAGGGAACTGAAATTTATGTTAGTGACAGATCAATGCTTGATCCTGATGCAATAAAACAGGAATATATTCCGGTTCAAAATAACATTTCTGCAACAGTAAATTATGTTTATAACAAAGTAAATATTTATGGAAAATATAACAATAGTTATAATAATTTCAACTTAAATTCTACCGGAATAAAAGAATATAATAACGGCTTAAAAATAGAGCGTGGTCCGATTTCAGATGAAGATATAAACACCAAAGTAAAACAGCAATACAATTATTACACTGTTGGTGCAGATTATTATATTAACCCAAAACATACTATCAGTATGGAAAGCATGTTAATGGCACAACCAATAAAACATAACACCACTGAACAGAAAGACAAAGTTACATATAGCCTAAACGACAGTATTTACAATAGTTTTTATTCTGAATCAAAAAACAAAACTAATAATATAAACTCATACAGTTCACTTTTTTATGAGGGAAAATTAAATGAGAATAATGTTATAAATTCAAATTTCACTTTCTCAAATTATACCAATAACTATACAAATATTTATAAAGAAAACATTGACTACATAAGAAACGAGGAAGGTAAAGATCACAAATACAGCACAAAATTTTATTTAGAATACTTGCATACATTTAAAAATAACACCAGCATTCAATTCGGTTATGGTAATACATATGAAAATTTAAAAAGTAATTTTACAGTTGACACAACATTAAGTACATTTAAATATTCTGATTTCAGACATAAACTTTATTCGTATTTCTCATGGCAAATAAGCAAAAAATTAAGTTTAAAATTTGGTGGTGTAGGTGAAACAAGTTCACCAGATGCAGGAGGTCAGAAAAACTCATATTTAATTTTTCAACCTTACATTGATTTAAAGTTTAATGCGTCTAAAATGGTAAATTTTAAAGCTAAATACAGAGCAAGTACCAATTATCCAAATATCAGCCAGACTAACCCATACACATATATGGTTGACATGCAAAGTATAAAAACCGGAAATCCCGGATTAAGACCTGAAGTAACAAATAAAGTTTCACTTCAAACTACCATTTTGCAGGGACTAATAACAATAGAACCATATTATCATTTTTCGAATAATTACATTACAGAAATCGGGAAATTAAGATCAGACAGTATTTTTGAATACAACTATAGCAATGCCGGATTCTATAAAAACTATGGAGTTGAAGCAAGCCTTACTATACCTTTTGGTAAAAGTGTCTTTTTACAATCAAGTTTTGACTTTTTTAATAGCAGCATAAAATATAGCAGTAAAACCAATAGTTTTAACGATTGGTCAATGACAAGTCAATTGATATATCAGAACCAAAAATCAAAAACTGTAGCAGGATTTCAGTTTCAAAACAATATGCGCAAATATATAACAGCCCAAGGATATAATAAAGGCGATAATGACTTCTGGATATTGTTTTTACAACAACCGTTTTTTAAAGATAAATTAACTGTAATGCTTTTGTACTTTACGCCTATTACGTGGGGAGTCGATTTTAATCAAGGAAGTTATATTAAAACCGATACATATACCGAAAGTAGATTTAATAATATTGACTTACTAAAAAACATAGTAATGCTCGAACTAAGCTACCGTTTTAATAAAGGAAAAACAATTAACAAAAAAGAAAAAGAGATTGAAAAAATAAACGAAAAAAGTTCAAAAGGGTTTTTATAA
- a CDS encoding histidine kinase, whose product MNHPFFKSLQHFLIYSGAWIIVTVIHAAVLLFFYNISISYSIIDGLIFNTLFALFGLSLWYIVAHSRYNKSPMLNGFITHITSAAFLLLIWISLGDFILSLFSGNNTNYDKFLSTALPWRIISGIFYYSILILIYYIINYYNALQERSIREARLNEIIRTTELDLLKSQINPHFLFNSLNSISSLTITNPAKAQEMIIKLSDFLRYTISQDSGSLVSLKEEIENAKRYLEIEQIRFGNKLQHIFNISDKCFQKLVPAMILQPLYENAVKHGVYESTEEILIKTKCTSEKNVLKIEITNNFDPEAKSRQGTGLGIKNISERLKLMFQQNNLLNINKEHNLFAVELQIPQKS is encoded by the coding sequence ATGAACCATCCCTTTTTTAAAAGCCTTCAACATTTTTTAATATATTCAGGGGCATGGATAATAGTAACAGTTATCCATGCCGCTGTTTTATTATTTTTTTATAATATCTCCATTAGTTATTCTATTATTGATGGATTAATTTTCAATACCCTTTTTGCACTTTTCGGTTTATCATTATGGTATATTGTTGCCCATTCGCGTTACAATAAATCGCCAATGTTAAATGGTTTTATTACTCATATAACTTCAGCAGCATTTCTCTTATTAATATGGATTTCACTTGGAGATTTTATTCTTTCATTGTTTTCAGGAAACAATACTAACTACGACAAATTTCTATCTACGGCATTACCATGGAGAATAATAAGCGGTATTTTTTATTACTCAATTCTAATTTTAATATACTATATTATAAATTATTATAACGCTTTGCAGGAACGTTCAATTCGTGAAGCCAGGTTAAACGAAATTATCCGCACTACAGAATTAGATCTTTTAAAATCACAGATTAATCCACATTTTTTATTTAACTCACTTAATTCCATAAGTTCGCTAACTATTACAAATCCGGCAAAAGCACAGGAAATGATAATTAAATTATCCGATTTTTTAAGATATACGATCTCACAGGATTCGGGTAGTTTAGTTTCATTAAAAGAAGAAATTGAAAACGCAAAACGATATCTTGAAATAGAACAAATAAGATTTGGAAACAAACTACAACATATATTTAATATTTCCGACAAATGTTTTCAAAAACTGGTTCCTGCAATGATTCTACAACCATTATACGAGAACGCTGTAAAACACGGAGTTTATGAAAGCACTGAAGAAATTTTAATCAAAACAAAATGTACATCAGAGAAAAATGTACTGAAAATAGAAATAACAAATAATTTTGATCCTGAAGCTAAGTCGAGGCAAGGAACCGGATTAGGAATTAAAAATATAAGTGAACGACTAAAACTTATGTTTCAACAAAATAATTTATTAAATATTAACAAAGAGCATAATTTGTTTGCTGTTGAATTACAAATACCTCAAAAATCTTAA
- a CDS encoding LytTR family transcriptional regulator DNA-binding domain-containing protein: MEIRAIIIEDEKPATELLLHYLKTFSNIIICGTFSDGFSGLKAINELKPQLVFLDIQMPKLTGIEILELLDHKPAIIFTTAYDQYAVKAFEANAIDYLLKPFSSDRFTTAVNKAVEKIYQNQNSQQAISSVITALEPHQTKMERIAVRAGSKIQVIPVEDILYFEADGDYVKMHTKSGNYLKEKTMKYLENHLDSSKFIRIHRTYIANVDTIQRVEYYDKENHVAVLSNNEKLKISSSGYKLLKSAINL; encoded by the coding sequence ATGGAAATAAGAGCAATAATAATTGAAGATGAAAAACCGGCAACAGAACTGTTGTTACATTATTTAAAAACATTTTCCAATATTATAATTTGCGGAACTTTTTCTGATGGTTTTAGCGGGTTAAAAGCTATTAATGAACTTAAACCACAATTGGTTTTTCTAGATATTCAAATGCCAAAACTTACGGGAATTGAAATCTTAGAGTTATTAGATCACAAACCTGCAATAATTTTCACAACAGCATACGATCAATATGCTGTAAAAGCTTTTGAGGCTAATGCTATTGATTATTTACTTAAACCTTTTAGTTCAGATCGTTTTACTACAGCTGTAAACAAAGCTGTTGAGAAAATATATCAGAACCAGAATTCACAGCAAGCTATTAGCTCAGTAATTACTGCGTTGGAACCACATCAAACAAAAATGGAACGAATTGCCGTAAGAGCAGGTTCCAAAATTCAGGTAATTCCTGTTGAAGATATTTTATATTTTGAAGCAGATGGTGATTATGTGAAAATGCATACAAAATCAGGAAATTATCTGAAAGAAAAAACAATGAAATATCTTGAGAATCATCTGGATTCTTCAAAGTTTATTAGAATTCACAGAACTTATATTGCAAATGTTGATACTATACAAAGAGTTGAATACTACGACAAAGAAAACCATGTTGCTGTTTTAAGTAATAACGAAAAACTAAAAATTAGCAGCTCTGGTTATAAGCTTCTAAAAAGTGCAATAAACTTATAG
- a CDS encoding Dabb family protein encodes MLKHIIMFKIKESANKSEHLKNIEIVKEKLENLKSHIPEIKKLEVGINVVEVAWAFDLVLTIDFENLAAFEIYKTHPAHQAFIEFNKQFSVAKAAVDYII; translated from the coding sequence ATGCTTAAACATATAATAATGTTCAAAATAAAAGAATCTGCGAATAAATCTGAGCATTTAAAAAATATTGAAATTGTTAAAGAAAAACTTGAAAATCTAAAATCACATATTCCTGAAATTAAAAAATTAGAAGTTGGAATCAATGTTGTTGAAGTTGCCTGGGCATTTGATTTGGTTTTAACAATTGATTTTGAAAATCTGGCTGCATTTGAGATTTATAAAACTCACCCTGCTCATCAGGCGTTTATTGAGTTTAACAAACAATTTTCAGTTGCAAAGGCTGCTGTAGATTATATTATATAA
- a CDS encoding class I mannose-6-phosphate isomerase — protein MLYPLKFTPIFKDKIWGGNKIKSILNKDFGNIPNCGESWEISGVNGDESIVANGFLEGNTLSELIEIYMSDLVGEKVYEKYGLEFPLLIKFIDANDVLSIQVHPDDKLAQERHEAFGKTEMWYVIQADNGSELISGFDKTIDKEIYLKHLEEKTLKSILNVEKVKAGDVFFIPAGKVHAIGSGILLAEIQQTSDVTYRIYDWDRLDDKGNPRELHTELALDAINFEGKEEFRREFKPIRNDSLTLASCEYFTTNIIEFDKPLQKDYLDIDSFVIYMCIEGNVDICYEDKSESLKTGETILIPAELKELTLKPKGNSKILEVYI, from the coding sequence ATGCTTTATCCTTTAAAGTTTACTCCTATTTTCAAAGATAAAATCTGGGGTGGTAACAAAATAAAATCTATTTTAAATAAAGACTTTGGCAATATACCAAACTGTGGCGAATCATGGGAAATATCAGGCGTTAATGGTGACGAATCAATTGTTGCAAACGGCTTTCTTGAAGGAAATACTTTATCAGAATTAATAGAGATTTACATGTCTGATTTAGTTGGCGAAAAAGTTTATGAAAAATATGGATTGGAATTTCCATTACTTATAAAATTTATTGATGCTAACGATGTACTTTCTATCCAGGTTCACCCAGATGATAAACTTGCACAGGAAAGACACGAAGCATTTGGCAAAACAGAAATGTGGTATGTTATTCAAGCAGATAATGGCTCTGAACTTATTTCAGGATTTGATAAAACAATTGACAAAGAAATTTATTTAAAACATCTTGAAGAAAAAACTTTAAAAAGCATTCTTAATGTTGAAAAAGTAAAAGCTGGTGATGTGTTTTTTATTCCTGCCGGAAAAGTTCATGCGATTGGCTCTGGAATATTGTTAGCAGAAATACAACAAACATCTGATGTTACCTATAGAATATACGATTGGGACAGACTTGACGATAAAGGAAATCCACGCGAGCTACATACCGAACTTGCCCTCGATGCAATAAATTTTGAAGGCAAAGAAGAATTTCGCCGAGAATTTAAACCAATTCGTAACGATTCATTAACTCTTGCAAGCTGCGAATATTTTACAACAAACATTATTGAGTTTGATAAACCTTTACAAAAGGATTATTTGGATATTGACTCATTTGTTATTTATATGTGCATTGAAGGAAATGTTGATATTTGTTATGAAGACAAATCCGAATCACTAAAAACGGGCGAAACAATATTAATTCCTGCAGAATTAAAAGAGTTAACATTAAAACCAAAAGGAAATTCGAAGATTTTGGAGGTATATATTTAA
- a CDS encoding YihA family ribosome biogenesis GTP-binding protein produces the protein MIITSAEFVKSSPSLELCPKTTAPEFAFIGRSNVGKSSLINMLVNRTSLAKTAVKPGKTRLINHFLINKYWYLVDLPGYGYASASKKEIAKWGKFIDDYLAKRTNLACLFVLVDSRLEPQKIDMEFINNLGFLGIPFVIISTKTDKITKLNVEKHIKQLKKELNETWEELPTHFLSSSKTAVGRDEILGLIEKTNGEWNFDKNI, from the coding sequence ATGATTATCACCTCTGCCGAATTTGTTAAAAGTAGTCCTTCACTTGAACTTTGTCCAAAAACCACTGCTCCCGAATTTGCTTTTATAGGCAGATCTAATGTAGGTAAATCATCATTAATAAATATGCTGGTTAATAGAACCAGTCTGGCAAAAACAGCAGTAAAACCCGGGAAAACCAGATTAATAAATCATTTTTTAATAAATAAATACTGGTATCTGGTAGATTTGCCAGGTTACGGATATGCCTCTGCATCAAAAAAGGAAATTGCAAAATGGGGTAAATTTATTGACGATTATCTTGCAAAAAGAACAAACCTTGCTTGCCTTTTTGTATTAGTAGATTCAAGGTTAGAGCCACAAAAAATTGATATGGAGTTTATTAACAATTTAGGTTTTCTGGGGATTCCATTTGTAATAATTTCGACAAAAACAGATAAAATCACAAAGCTGAATGTTGAAAAACATATTAAGCAATTAAAAAAAGAGCTCAACGAAACATGGGAAGAGTTACCAACACATTTTCTTTCATCTTCAAAAACAGCAGTTGGTCGTGACGAAATCCTTGGTCTGATTGAGAAAACCAACGGTGAATGGAATTTTGATAAAAACATTTGA
- a CDS encoding ribose-phosphate pyrophosphokinase, with the protein MSIGKHPVKFFAGRESRYIAEKIAQKFGSELGKSTVTVFSDGEFQPSFEETVRGCKVFIIQSTFPPLDNLMELMLMADAAKRASALEVIAVIPYFGWARQDRKDKPRVSIGAKVVADMLNVAGVNRVMTMDLHADQIQGFFNIQVDHIYASALFVPYIKNLNIPDLVVAAPDMGGTKRANAYARFLGAEMAICYKLRKQANVVEHITVIGEVENKNVVIVDDMIDTAGTVCLAAEMMMGRGAKSVRVVATHPVLSGKAYERIENSVITELLVSDSIPLKQQSSKIKVITIADLFADIINKVYNYQSISSNFIV; encoded by the coding sequence ATGTCAATTGGCAAACATCCTGTTAAATTTTTCGCCGGTCGTGAATCAAGATACATTGCAGAAAAAATAGCTCAAAAATTTGGTAGTGAATTAGGAAAATCAACTGTAACGGTATTTAGCGACGGTGAATTTCAGCCTTCATTTGAAGAAACTGTACGTGGCTGTAAAGTATTTATAATACAATCTACATTTCCACCTCTTGATAATTTAATGGAATTAATGCTAATGGCCGATGCCGCAAAAAGAGCGTCAGCATTAGAGGTTATTGCTGTTATTCCGTATTTTGGTTGGGCAAGACAGGACAGAAAAGACAAACCAAGAGTTTCAATCGGTGCAAAAGTAGTTGCAGATATGTTGAACGTTGCAGGTGTAAACCGAGTAATGACTATGGATTTACATGCCGACCAGATTCAGGGTTTCTTTAATATTCAGGTTGACCATATTTATGCATCAGCTTTATTTGTTCCTTATATTAAAAATTTAAATATTCCCGATTTAGTAGTTGCAGCTCCTGATATGGGCGGAACCAAACGTGCCAATGCATATGCAAGATTTTTAGGTGCAGAAATGGCAATCTGCTACAAATTACGCAAACAGGCAAACGTTGTTGAACACATTACCGTTATTGGTGAAGTTGAAAATAAGAATGTTGTAATTGTTGACGACATGATTGATACAGCAGGAACAGTCTGCCTTGCTGCCGAAATGATGATGGGAAGAGGTGCAAAAAGCGTAAGAGTAGTAGCAACACATCCGGTACTTTCAGGAAAAGCTTATGAAAGAATTGAAAATTCAGTAATTACAGAATTACTCGTTAGCGATTCAATTCCTTTAAAACAACAGTCGTCAAAAATTAAAGTTATTACAATTGCTGATTTATTTGCAGACATAATTAACAAGGTATATAACTACCAATCAATAAGTTCTAATTTTATTGTATAA
- a CDS encoding 50S ribosomal protein L25/general stress protein Ctc, whose protein sequence is MKAIEISAKLRENVGKKSAKLLRREQAIPCVLYGTEKNIHFSAIESEFRHLIYTPDVHYAKINIDGTEHKAIVKDIQFHPVSDKILHIDFLNIYEDKPITVSIPVKLSGFAKGVQDGGKLYQDARRLQVTGLLKHFIEVIEIDVTELKIASSIRVSDIKLDNLTISEASHKNVASVRVTRAAKEAEAVPGAPAAEGAPAAAAPAAPAKK, encoded by the coding sequence ATGAAAGCAATTGAAATCAGCGCTAAATTGCGCGAAAACGTAGGAAAAAAATCTGCAAAATTATTACGTAGAGAGCAAGCAATACCTTGCGTACTTTACGGAACAGAAAAAAACATTCACTTCTCAGCTATTGAAAGTGAATTTCGTCATTTAATTTATACACCGGATGTTCATTATGCAAAAATCAATATTGATGGAACAGAACATAAGGCTATAGTAAAAGACATTCAGTTTCACCCAGTATCAGATAAAATTCTTCACATAGATTTTCTAAATATTTACGAAGATAAGCCTATCACAGTATCTATTCCTGTAAAACTTAGCGGTTTTGCAAAAGGTGTTCAGGATGGTGGTAAACTTTATCAGGATGCACGTCGCCTTCAGGTTACAGGATTATTAAAACATTTTATCGAAGTTATCGAAATTGATGTTACAGAATTAAAAATTGCTTCATCAATCAGAGTTTCAGATATTAAGTTAGATAACCTTACAATTTCTGAAGCTTCTCATAAAAATGTTGCATCAGTAAGAGTTACCAGAGCTGCTAAAGAAGCTGAAGCTGTTCCTGGCGCTCCTGCTGCTGAAGGTGCTCCTGCTGCCGCTGCTCCTGCTGCTCCAGCTAAAAAGTAA